A stretch of Kaistella flava (ex Peng et al. 2021) DNA encodes these proteins:
- the ggt gene encoding gamma-glutamyltransferase, with product MKKFYLLFLVFSQFAFAQFTDINIVKEIHTKDKGLVVSAHPLASEAGAKIMKMGGNAYDAVIATQYALAVVYPRAGNIGGGGFLVGVKNNGEKFTIDFRETAPEKSSRDMYLDKKGNANTDLSQNGRLAVGIPGSIAGFYATLKHAKLPMEKLIQPAIDLAEQGFAVTQKEADLLNNQMKFFNQHNKTKTVFQKATAWKQGDLLIQKELAATLKLIQKNGAKGFYEGKTAQLIIDEMKRGNGIITLNDLKNYKVVERKPLTFNYKGTEIVSMPLPSSGGILLAQMLKMSSFENIDKYQQNSTPAVQIMVEAERRSFADRAEYMGDPAFIKDQTEMLISDQYLKNRWKSFTMNKATPSSEVGKIIPQPKESTETTHISIVDKDGNAVAVTTTLNGLYGSKVVVSGAGFFLNNEMDDFSVKPGVPNMFGAVGGEANSIQPGKRMLSSMTPTIVIKNSKPYIIVGTPGGTTIPTSVYQSIVNIVDFKLSPNIAVNSPKFHHQWLPETVLVEKNFPETTIADLEKNNYKIERTSQIGRTELIIIDENGNAIAVADGRGDDSVGVE from the coding sequence ATGAAAAAATTCTACTTATTATTTCTTGTCTTTTCCCAATTTGCCTTTGCTCAATTCACCGATATTAATATTGTAAAAGAAATTCACACCAAAGACAAAGGTTTGGTGGTTTCTGCGCATCCGTTAGCGAGTGAGGCAGGAGCGAAGATTATGAAAATGGGCGGAAACGCTTACGATGCAGTAATCGCTACACAATATGCTTTAGCCGTAGTTTATCCACGAGCCGGGAATATTGGTGGTGGTGGATTCTTAGTTGGTGTAAAAAATAACGGTGAAAAATTCACGATCGACTTTCGGGAAACTGCTCCGGAAAAATCTTCCAGAGATATGTATCTCGACAAAAAAGGAAATGCAAATACTGACCTTTCTCAAAACGGCAGATTAGCGGTTGGAATTCCAGGTTCTATTGCCGGATTTTATGCAACTTTAAAACATGCAAAACTCCCGATGGAAAAACTGATTCAGCCCGCAATTGATTTGGCGGAACAAGGATTTGCAGTAACACAGAAAGAAGCCGATTTATTGAATAATCAAATGAAATTTTTCAATCAACATAATAAAACCAAAACCGTTTTTCAAAAAGCAACTGCTTGGAAACAAGGTGATTTACTGATTCAAAAAGAATTAGCAGCCACATTAAAATTGATTCAAAAAAATGGAGCTAAAGGGTTCTATGAAGGAAAAACCGCTCAACTCATCATCGATGAAATGAAACGAGGAAACGGAATTATTACTTTAAATGATTTGAAAAATTACAAAGTGGTTGAAAGAAAACCGCTTACCTTTAATTACAAAGGAACTGAAATCGTGTCGATGCCATTACCTTCAAGTGGTGGAATTCTGTTAGCCCAAATGCTGAAAATGAGTAGTTTCGAAAACATCGATAAATACCAGCAAAACTCAACTCCGGCAGTTCAGATTATGGTGGAAGCAGAACGTCGTTCTTTTGCCGACAGAGCAGAGTATATGGGCGATCCGGCTTTTATTAAAGATCAAACCGAAATGCTAATTTCCGATCAATATCTGAAAAACCGCTGGAAAAGTTTCACCATGAACAAAGCAACTCCAAGTTCAGAAGTAGGTAAAATAATTCCGCAGCCAAAAGAATCTACGGAAACAACTCATATTTCAATCGTTGATAAAGACGGAAATGCAGTGGCAGTTACAACGACCTTAAATGGATTGTACGGAAGTAAAGTGGTCGTTTCCGGTGCAGGATTTTTCTTAAACAATGAAATGGATGATTTTTCCGTAAAACCCGGCGTTCCAAATATGTTTGGTGCAGTTGGCGGTGAAGCAAATTCAATTCAACCCGGAAAAAGAATGTTGAGTTCGATGACTCCAACGATTGTTATTAAAAATTCAAAACCGTATATCATCGTAGGAACTCCTGGTGGAACAACGATTCCAACTTCTGTTTACCAATCGATTGTGAATATTGTTGATTTTAAACTAAGTCCAAACATCGCAGTAAATTCTCCAAAATTTCACCATCAATGGTTACCCGAAACCGTTCTTGTAGAAAAGAATTTCCCGGAAACCACGATTGCTGATTTAGAAAAGAATAATTATAAAATCGAACGAACTTCACAAATCGGACGAACTGAATTAATCATCATTGATGAAAATGGAAACGCTATTGCCGTTGCGGACGGACGTGGCGATGATTCTGTTGGAGTAGAATAA
- a CDS encoding Crp/Fnr family transcriptional regulator — MAVTKFKQQLRDKILSYKPDFNLEVLNIGLEKFNLSDGKAGDYIVKAGEVCKNVFFIEKSISRCYFLGEDGEEKTLWLEPEMSFITEYESFNSQAPSQSSIHIYEDSLICSIDRESLSNLYIDYHEWAQVGIAIIEHHFINLFKITTTIHFNDASKNYELLENSFSRYLDVVPLKHLAFWFNISAVHLSRIRAERNKIGAN, encoded by the coding sequence ATGGCAGTAACTAAATTCAAGCAACAGCTAAGAGATAAAATATTATCCTATAAACCGGATTTTAATTTAGAGGTTTTAAATATAGGTTTAGAAAAATTTAATTTATCAGACGGTAAAGCAGGTGACTATATTGTGAAAGCTGGCGAAGTATGTAAAAATGTTTTCTTTATCGAGAAATCGATTTCACGTTGTTATTTTCTGGGTGAAGATGGCGAGGAAAAAACACTTTGGCTGGAGCCGGAAATGAGTTTCATTACGGAATACGAGAGTTTCAATTCGCAGGCGCCAAGTCAATCCAGTATTCATATTTATGAAGATTCTCTAATATGTTCCATCGATCGGGAAAGTTTGTCAAATCTTTATATTGATTATCACGAATGGGCTCAAGTAGGAATCGCCATTATCGAACATCATTTTATTAATTTGTTTAAAATCACGACTACCATTCATTTTAACGATGCGAGTAAAAATTATGAATTGCTGGAAAATTCCTTTTCGAGATATTTAGATGTGGTGCCTTTGAAGCATCTTGCGTTTTGGTTTAACATTTCTGCCGTGCATCTTTCAAGAATTCGCGCAGAAAGGAATAAAATAGGTGCGAATTAA
- a CDS encoding SDR family oxidoreductase, translating to MKILLTGGTGYIGKRLLIQLLEEGHHVVCSVRDKNRFGLKLFKEKLNQIEVIENDFLDEKSLNNIPKDIDAAYYLIHSMSSSEGDFKEKEKISADNFRGALEKTDVKQVIFLTGIINEEKLSKHLESRKAVEEALQSSVYGLTSLRAGIIVGSGSASFEIIRDLVEKLPVMITPKWLKTKCQPIAIRNVIQFLVGVLGKEFTYNHNYDIAGTDILTYEQMLMQYAEIRGLKRHIFIVPVMTPKLSSYWLYFVTSTSYFLAINLVDSMKIDVVAKKNNLAEQLNIHLFSYHEAIQQAFDKIKQNDVLSSWFDSFSNQFHSRKVWQYLEVPEEGCFKDIREEKVDDEEKAFDRVFSIGGKTGWYYADFLWRIRGFLDKLFGGVGLRRGRRNMSDLEAGDSVDFWRVLYANREEKRLLLFAEMKLPGEAWLEFKIKNGVLRQEATFRPLGLSGRLYWYSVLPFHGLIFNGMLKKLAGK from the coding sequence ATGAAAATTCTACTTACAGGCGGTACCGGTTATATTGGTAAAAGACTTTTGATTCAGTTACTGGAAGAAGGTCATCACGTGGTATGTTCTGTAAGAGATAAGAATCGGTTTGGACTGAAGTTATTTAAAGAAAAACTAAATCAGATCGAAGTTATTGAGAATGATTTTCTAGATGAAAAGTCTTTAAATAACATTCCTAAAGATATTGACGCAGCCTATTATTTAATTCATTCTATGTCTTCCAGCGAGGGTGATTTTAAAGAAAAGGAAAAAATATCAGCCGACAATTTTCGCGGTGCTTTAGAAAAAACAGATGTTAAGCAAGTCATTTTCCTAACGGGAATCATTAATGAAGAAAAGCTGTCAAAACATTTAGAATCGAGGAAAGCTGTGGAAGAAGCGCTTCAAAGTTCAGTGTATGGTTTAACAAGTCTTCGTGCCGGGATCATCGTTGGATCCGGAAGTGCATCCTTTGAAATCATCCGGGATTTGGTTGAAAAATTACCGGTGATGATTACACCAAAATGGCTCAAAACTAAATGTCAACCAATTGCGATTCGAAACGTTATTCAGTTTTTGGTCGGCGTTTTGGGCAAAGAATTTACGTATAATCATAATTACGATATCGCCGGAACAGACATTCTGACTTACGAACAAATGCTTATGCAGTACGCAGAAATACGCGGTCTGAAACGTCATATTTTCATTGTTCCTGTGATGACGCCAAAACTATCTTCTTACTGGTTATACTTTGTAACTTCTACCAGTTATTTTCTTGCTATCAATTTGGTAGACAGTATGAAAATTGATGTAGTTGCGAAAAAAAACAATTTAGCAGAACAATTAAACATTCACCTTTTTTCTTATCATGAAGCGATTCAACAGGCTTTTGATAAAATTAAACAGAATGATGTATTATCAAGTTGGTTTGATTCATTTTCTAATCAGTTTCACAGCCGTAAAGTATGGCAATATCTCGAAGTTCCGGAAGAAGGATGTTTCAAAGATATTCGTGAAGAAAAAGTGGATGATGAAGAAAAAGCTTTTGACCGGGTTTTCAGTATTGGCGGAAAAACCGGCTGGTATTATGCAGATTTCCTGTGGAGAATCAGAGGGTTTCTCGATAAACTTTTTGGAGGCGTTGGTTTACGAAGAGGCCGACGAAATATGAGTGATTTAGAAGCGGGAGATTCTGTAGATTTCTGGCGCGTTCTGTATGCAAATAGAGAAGAAAAACGTCTTTTACTTTTTGCTGAAATGAAACTTCCAGGTGAAGCCTGGTTAGAATTTAAGATTAAAAATGGAGTCCTTCGTCAGGAAGCCACTTTTCGTCCTCTTGGCTTATCGGGAAGATTGTACTGGTATTCAGTCCTTCCCTTTCATGGTTTGATTTTTAACGGAATGCTGAAAAAACTGGCTGGTAAATAA
- a CDS encoding SRPBCC family protein, translating to MKTVSIVSSYSILFYFEYLKTKNTSAPPMKINLTKQSGIYTLTSEQILPISLEKAWNFFTLPTNLDKITPKEMDFRITNNPPNKTYKGQIITYKIGILPFIKSNWITEITHLEDHQFFVDEQRFGPYAMWHHEHHFEEAADGKVKMTDIVNFKMPFGILGDFFAGKFVRDKVKFIFESRYTILEKHFTS from the coding sequence TTGAAGACAGTTTCTATTGTTTCGTCCTACTCTATTCTCTTTTATTTTGAATATTTAAAAACTAAAAATACTTCCGCTCCACCGATGAAAATTAATTTGACCAAACAATCCGGAATTTACACGTTGACTTCCGAACAGATTTTACCAATTTCATTAGAGAAAGCGTGGAATTTTTTCACGTTGCCAACGAACTTAGATAAAATTACACCGAAGGAAATGGATTTTAGAATCACTAATAATCCACCCAATAAAACGTACAAAGGACAAATCATCACTTATAAAATTGGTATTTTACCATTCATCAAATCCAACTGGATTACGGAAATAACGCATCTGGAAGATCATCAGTTTTTTGTAGATGAACAAAGATTTGGACCTTATGCAATGTGGCATCACGAACATCATTTTGAAGAAGCAGCTGACGGAAAAGTAAAAATGACTGACATTGTTAATTTCAAAATGCCTTTCGGGATTTTAGGAGATTTTTTCGCCGGAAAATTCGTGCGGGATAAAGTAAAATTCATCTTTGAAAGCAGATATACCATTTTAGAAAAACACTTTACATCATGA
- a CDS encoding sterol desaturase family protein — MEIIGYIILTITVVIAMEGVTWLTHKFIMHGLGWYLHEDHHQPGYPHVFEKNDAFFIVFAIPSILLFYFGTRGEINWMFFVGLGILIYGMCYFLVHDILIHRRFKWFDNTNNWYFRGLRKAHKMHHKHLGKEEGECFGMLFVPMKYFREARLSTVKK; from the coding sequence ATGGAAATTATAGGATATATTATCTTAACAATCACCGTTGTCATTGCAATGGAGGGAGTGACCTGGCTTACTCATAAATTCATCATGCACGGTTTGGGTTGGTATCTGCACGAAGATCATCATCAGCCTGGTTACCCGCATGTATTTGAAAAAAACGATGCTTTTTTTATTGTTTTCGCAATTCCGAGTATTTTGCTTTTTTACTTCGGAACCAGAGGCGAAATCAACTGGATGTTTTTCGTTGGTTTGGGAATTCTAATTTATGGAATGTGTTATTTCTTAGTTCATGATATCTTAATCCATCGCCGTTTTAAATGGTTTGACAATACGAATAACTGGTATTTCCGTGGTTTGAGAAAAGCACACAAAATGCACCACAAACATTTAGGAAAAGAAGAAGGCGAATGCTTTGGAATGCTCTTCGTTCCGATGAAATATTTTAGAGAAGCGCGATTATCAACTGTAAAAAAATAA
- a CDS encoding phytoene/squalene synthase family protein, whose translation MNNLEIFNSFCGDSSKMVTEKYSTSFYKASSLFKPEIRQHIYNIYGFVRLADEIVDTFHDYDKVRLMADFENNYKSAQEHGISLNPILHSFCLTQREKKIPQDLVDAFLTSMKMDLGEIKDLNDEKYNEYIYGSAEVVGLMCLKVFVDGNVEEYQILKPYAQSLGAAFQKINFLRDISADFIDLDRTYFPGVDFKNFSAQDKIEIENDIAKDFAHAKTGIKMLPMSSRLAVFMAYKYYFNLFKKIRKTKPELLLTKRIRVSNARKMYLFGEMILNKNLNLL comes from the coding sequence ATGAATAATTTAGAAATATTTAACTCGTTTTGTGGAGATTCTTCCAAAATGGTTACCGAAAAATACAGCACCTCGTTTTACAAGGCGTCATCACTTTTTAAACCGGAGATTCGTCAACATATTTATAACATTTATGGTTTTGTACGTTTAGCTGATGAGATTGTTGATACTTTTCACGATTATGATAAAGTAAGATTGATGGCAGATTTCGAAAACAATTACAAATCAGCGCAAGAACATGGTATTTCATTAAATCCAATTTTACATTCTTTTTGTTTGACTCAAAGAGAGAAAAAAATTCCACAGGATTTGGTCGATGCTTTTCTTACTTCAATGAAAATGGATTTAGGAGAAATCAAAGATTTGAATGACGAAAAGTATAACGAATACATTTATGGTTCTGCCGAAGTGGTTGGTTTAATGTGCCTGAAAGTCTTTGTTGATGGCAATGTAGAAGAATATCAAATTTTGAAACCTTATGCTCAAAGCCTGGGAGCAGCTTTTCAAAAAATAAATTTCTTAAGAGATATCAGTGCAGATTTTATTGATTTGGACCGAACTTATTTTCCGGGAGTTGATTTCAAAAATTTTTCTGCACAAGATAAAATTGAAATTGAAAACGATATTGCGAAGGATTTTGCTCATGCCAAAACCGGTATAAAAATGTTGCCCATGTCAAGTAGATTAGCTGTTTTTATGGCTTATAAATATTACTTTAATTTGTTTAAGAAAATCAGAAAAACAAAACCTGAATTACTTTTAACCAAAAGAATTCGTGTTTCAAATGCCAGAAAAATGTATCTTTTCGGAGAAATGATTTTAAATAAAAATTTGAATTTACTTTAA
- a CDS encoding phytoene desaturase family protein produces the protein MKKVIIIGSGFSAIASACYMAQAGYSVQVLEKNEQLGGRASMLEIDGFKFDMGPSWYWMPDIFERFFADFGKKVSDYYELKKLSPGYRVVFGKDDYIDISDEPEKIIAKFEEVEPGSGKHLRKFMEDSRKNYEIAMTDLVYNPGKSLLELVSLETATRLNLFVQNISQTVRKNIKNPKLQSILEFPVLFLGAKPQNTPAFYNFMNHADFGLGTWYPKGGFNAVAMGMVKLAKELGVEFHINQNVLEIQTENNKAKKIITTTNSFEADLVISGADYAHTEKLLKKEEKNYNDEYWQKKVFAPSSFLYYVAFDKKVPELQHHNLFFDTDFGQHAVDIYDEPKLPKKPLFYANFSSKTDLDLCPEGKEVGFFLIPVAVDLEDNQEIHDRYFELIMDRVQKNIGVDLRSSVLFKKSFGVQDFKERYNSCRGNAYGLANTLLQTSILRPSISNKKIKNLFYTGQLTVPGPGVPPALISGKVVTDYIIKNQNKIF, from the coding sequence ATGAAAAAAGTAATCATTATCGGTTCCGGATTTTCTGCAATTGCTTCTGCCTGTTATATGGCTCAAGCAGGCTATTCTGTTCAGGTTTTAGAAAAAAATGAACAGTTAGGCGGTCGTGCTTCAATGCTGGAAATCGACGGATTTAAATTTGACATGGGACCAAGTTGGTATTGGATGCCAGATATTTTTGAAAGATTCTTTGCAGATTTTGGTAAAAAAGTTTCTGATTATTATGAATTAAAGAAGTTATCGCCCGGTTACAGAGTCGTTTTCGGGAAAGATGATTACATCGATATTTCTGATGAACCAGAGAAAATCATTGCTAAATTTGAAGAAGTAGAACCTGGAAGTGGAAAACATCTGCGAAAATTCATGGAAGATTCCCGCAAGAATTATGAAATCGCCATGACAGATTTGGTTTATAATCCTGGAAAATCGCTATTAGAATTAGTGAGTTTAGAAACTGCAACTCGATTAAATCTGTTTGTTCAAAATATTTCACAAACCGTTCGTAAGAATATAAAGAATCCAAAACTGCAAAGTATATTAGAATTTCCGGTTTTATTTTTAGGAGCAAAACCTCAGAATACACCAGCGTTTTATAACTTCATGAATCACGCCGATTTCGGTTTGGGAACTTGGTATCCAAAAGGAGGTTTCAATGCTGTTGCGATGGGAATGGTAAAACTAGCAAAAGAATTGGGCGTTGAATTTCACATTAATCAAAATGTTCTAGAAATTCAAACTGAAAATAATAAAGCAAAAAAAATTATTACAACTACTAATTCTTTTGAGGCAGATTTGGTTATTTCTGGAGCAGATTATGCGCACACCGAAAAGTTATTAAAAAAAGAAGAGAAAAATTATAACGATGAATATTGGCAAAAGAAAGTTTTTGCGCCGTCTTCCTTCTTATATTATGTAGCCTTTGATAAAAAAGTTCCGGAACTTCAACATCACAATTTATTTTTTGATACCGATTTCGGACAACACGCAGTGGATATTTACGATGAACCGAAGTTGCCAAAGAAACCTTTGTTCTACGCTAATTTCTCTTCAAAAACCGATTTAGATTTATGTCCGGAAGGAAAGGAAGTTGGATTCTTCTTAATTCCTGTGGCCGTTGATTTAGAAGACAATCAGGAAATTCATGATCGCTATTTTGAATTGATTATGGATCGTGTTCAGAAAAACATCGGTGTCGACTTAAGGAGTTCAGTTTTATTCAAGAAAAGTTTTGGCGTGCAAGATTTCAAAGAGCGGTATAATTCTTGTCGTGGCAATGCTTACGGCTTAGCCAACACTTTATTGCAGACTTCTATTTTAAGACCAAGTATCAGTAATAAAAAAATTAAAAATCTATTTTATACGGGACAATTAACTGTTCCAGGACCAGGAGTTCCGCCCGCTTTAATCTCCGGAAAAGTAGTGACAGATTATATTATTAAAAATCAAAACAAAATATTCTAA
- a CDS encoding TetR family transcriptional regulator C-terminal domain-containing protein has protein sequence MKNTEVTQEKILDLYSKYVLRNNKKPLNVFTFCDDHEISESEFYFYYANFDQLEADYLKYFMQQSLLLISNEENYEEDDAKTKMLSFYFTFFEQLTINRSLVIYLIGSDKNNLDNLKKLWSLKKEFQQFIRSLDISEPLMESQNENMAKMERFKNKGIEELYWGHFLTTLKFWIEDTSSNFEKTDIFIEKSVDTSFELFEIKPLKKLIDLGKFLFNEVKNK, from the coding sequence ATGAAAAATACAGAAGTAACGCAGGAAAAAATTTTAGACCTTTACTCTAAATATGTCTTAAGAAATAATAAAAAACCGCTGAATGTTTTCACTTTTTGCGATGATCATGAAATAAGTGAATCCGAATTTTATTTCTACTATGCGAATTTCGATCAGTTGGAAGCAGATTATCTTAAATATTTTATGCAGCAAAGTTTACTCCTTATATCTAACGAGGAGAATTATGAAGAAGATGACGCCAAAACAAAAATGTTGTCCTTCTATTTTACCTTTTTTGAACAGTTGACGATTAATAGAAGTTTGGTGATTTACCTTATCGGTTCTGACAAAAATAATTTGGACAATCTTAAAAAATTATGGTCACTGAAAAAAGAGTTTCAGCAGTTTATCAGGTCATTAGATATCTCTGAACCTTTAATGGAAAGTCAAAATGAAAATATGGCGAAAATGGAACGCTTTAAAAATAAAGGAATCGAAGAATTATATTGGGGACATTTTCTCACCACACTTAAATTTTGGATAGAAGATACCAGTTCGAACTTTGAGAAAACCGATATTTTTATTGAGAAATCAGTCGACACGAGTTTTGAACTTTTTGAAATAAAACCTTTGAAGAAATTAATCGATTTAGGAAAATTTCTCTTTAATGAAGTAAAAAACAAATAA
- a CDS encoding ABC1 kinase family protein, with amino-acid sequence MKTLDKIPTSKIQRASKLISTGAKVGVNYLKYYGEKITKTEDEAKENLNKNNATDIYDSLKELKGSALKVAQMLSMEKNILPAAYVEKFSLSQFQVPPLSAPLVTKIFKTYFGKKPTELFDDFEANSTNAASIGQVHKAMKDGKELAVKIQYPGVSDSISSDLAMVKPIAMKMFNIKGKNSDQYFKEVEDKLLEETDYNLEIKQSLEIRKSCENLPNLAFPNYYPQYSNDRIITMDWMHGIHLSTFCSANKDPKLANQVGQALWDFYMFQIHKLRKVHADPHPGNFLVSDNGTLIAIDFGCMKSIPEDFYVPYFELAVRENLENRAFLDQKLLELEIIRLDDSVEEKEFFTQIFYELLYLFTTPFQEENFDFSDGKFFEAIADLGQKYAKNTQIKGRNANRGSRHFIYMNRTFFGLYNLMHDIKAEHIIINNYKNFQ; translated from the coding sequence ATGAAAACATTAGATAAAATCCCAACGAGTAAAATCCAGCGTGCCAGTAAATTGATTTCTACGGGTGCAAAAGTTGGCGTTAATTACTTGAAATATTACGGTGAAAAAATCACGAAAACAGAAGACGAAGCCAAGGAAAATTTAAATAAAAATAACGCTACAGATATCTATGACAGTTTAAAAGAACTGAAAGGAAGCGCGTTGAAAGTTGCCCAAATGTTGAGCATGGAAAAAAATATTTTGCCCGCTGCTTATGTGGAAAAATTTTCTTTGTCCCAGTTTCAGGTTCCGCCACTTTCTGCGCCTTTGGTGACCAAGATTTTCAAGACGTATTTTGGAAAAAAGCCGACCGAACTTTTTGACGATTTTGAAGCGAATTCGACGAATGCTGCAAGTATTGGTCAAGTTCATAAAGCCATGAAAGATGGTAAAGAATTGGCGGTGAAAATTCAGTATCCTGGAGTTTCCGACAGTATCTCTTCTGACTTGGCGATGGTAAAACCGATTGCGATGAAGATGTTTAATATTAAAGGAAAAAATTCTGATCAATATTTTAAGGAAGTTGAAGATAAACTGTTGGAAGAAACCGATTATAATTTAGAAATCAAGCAAAGTTTAGAGATTAGAAAGAGTTGTGAGAATTTGCCAAATCTGGCTTTTCCAAATTATTATCCGCAATATTCCAACGACCGAATTATCACCATGGACTGGATGCACGGAATCCATCTTTCGACTTTTTGTTCAGCGAATAAGGATCCTAAATTAGCGAATCAAGTTGGACAAGCCTTGTGGGATTTCTACATGTTTCAGATTCACAAGTTAAGAAAAGTTCATGCTGATCCGCATCCGGGAAATTTCTTGGTTTCTGACAACGGAACTTTAATTGCCATCGACTTTGGATGTATGAAGAGTATTCCGGAGGATTTTTACGTACCTTATTTTGAATTGGCAGTTCGGGAAAATTTAGAAAATAGAGCATTTTTAGATCAAAAATTATTAGAACTTGAAATCATCAGACTCGATGATTCGGTTGAAGAAAAAGAGTTTTTTACGCAGATTTTTTATGAATTGCTTTATTTGTTTACAACCCCTTTTCAGGAAGAAAACTTTGATTTCTCTGATGGTAAATTTTTCGAAGCCATTGCAGATCTTGGACAGAAATATGCAAAAAATACACAGATTAAAGGTAGAAATGCCAATCGTGGATCGAGACATTTTATTTATATGAACCGTACGTTTTTCGGCTTGTATAATTTGATGCACGATATCAAAGCAGAACATATTATCATTAATAATTATAAAAACTTTCAATAA
- a CDS encoding TIGR03643 family protein — protein sequence MAWEDRTPFEAITYQFDLAEKDVIALMRKELKRSSFNLWRARVNSGVSQKHLHKRNGEIERFKCTRQRTISGNKISKR from the coding sequence ATGGCGTGGGAAGACCGTACTCCTTTTGAAGCGATTACTTACCAATTTGATTTGGCAGAAAAAGACGTGATTGCTTTAATGAGAAAGGAGTTGAAAAGAAGTTCTTTCAATTTGTGGCGGGCCCGCGTAAATTCGGGCGTGAGTCAAAAGCATTTGCATAAAAGAAATGGTGAAATCGAAAGATTTAAATGTACGAGACAAAGAACGATTTCTGGAAATAAAATTAGCAAAAGATAA
- a CDS encoding flavin reductase family protein, translated as MVKSKDLNVRDKERFLEIKLAKDKMQNEETILTINHQEILESEKLFRTMLINSLAGIRQVVLIGTKSKSGQENLSIFSSLIHLGARPPLFGLISRPDSVERDTLENIRETGSYTINFIHKDFVKQAHQTSARYPKEVSEFAAVGLTPEYVENCFSPFVEEAEIKVEMKLQQVLDIEINNTKMIIGSIECVHIPKSRLAEDGLVKPTDLLLSGGLDAYYTSEFIEQLPYAKP; from the coding sequence ATGGTGAAATCGAAAGATTTAAATGTACGAGACAAAGAACGATTTCTGGAAATAAAATTAGCAAAAGATAAGATGCAGAACGAAGAAACAATATTGACAATCAATCATCAGGAAATTCTGGAAAGTGAAAAATTGTTCAGAACCATGTTGATTAATTCGTTGGCGGGAATTCGGCAAGTTGTTTTAATTGGAACCAAGTCGAAAAGCGGCCAGGAGAACTTATCGATTTTCAGTTCATTGATTCATTTGGGAGCACGTCCGCCCTTGTTTGGTTTAATTTCAAGACCGGATTCTGTGGAACGAGATACTTTAGAAAACATCAGAGAAACCGGAAGTTATACGATCAATTTTATTCATAAGGATTTTGTGAAACAAGCGCATCAAACTTCGGCGCGCTATCCGAAAGAAGTTTCTGAGTTTGCTGCTGTAGGTTTAACACCGGAATATGTAGAAAATTGCTTTTCTCCCTTTGTAGAAGAAGCAGAAATTAAAGTTGAAATGAAACTGCAGCAGGTTTTAGACATCGAAATAAATAATACCAAAATGATTATTGGAAGTATCGAATGTGTGCATATTCCCAAAAGTAGATTAGCAGAAGATGGATTGGTAAAACCAACTGATTTACTTTTAAGCGGCGGTTTAGATGCTTATTATACCAGTGAATTTATAGAGCAATTACCGTATGCAAAGCCGTAA
- a CDS encoding DUF2256 domain-containing protein: protein MKNVKKEHFPTKICPVCNRSFSWRKKWEKDWEQVKYCSEKCKKNKP from the coding sequence ATGAAAAATGTTAAAAAGGAACATTTTCCAACAAAGATTTGTCCGGTTTGTAACCGAAGTTTTTCCTGGCGTAAAAAGTGGGAAAAAGATTGGGAGCAAGTAAAGTATTGTAGTGAAAAATGTAAAAAGAATAAACCATAA